The following are encoded in a window of Legionella geestiana genomic DNA:
- the cmk gene encoding (d)CMP kinase, whose protein sequence is MSENRVPVITLDGPSGTGKGTLCHRLAVHLGWHLLDSGAIYRVLALAARRRGLDFNNHEALTALAHTLDLRFETFPDGEQRVLLEGCDVAREIREEPCGEDASKLAVIAVLRDALLARQRAFAEAPGLVTDGRDMGTVVFPNALLKVYLFAAPEERAKRRYFQLKEKGNDVSLAQVVEELHRRDARDMAREHAPLKPAADAVLLDTTGLTITQVFNSVLELLNKRL, encoded by the coding sequence ATGTCTGAAAATCGCGTACCGGTCATTACCCTTGACGGCCCAAGCGGCACTGGAAAGGGTACACTTTGCCACAGACTGGCCGTGCACCTTGGCTGGCACCTTCTTGACAGTGGCGCAATTTATCGCGTCCTGGCGCTGGCTGCTCGCAGACGCGGTCTTGATTTTAACAATCATGAGGCATTGACTGCACTCGCTCATACGCTTGATCTACGCTTTGAAACATTTCCCGATGGTGAGCAGCGCGTCCTGCTTGAGGGATGCGATGTTGCCCGCGAGATTCGTGAGGAGCCATGTGGAGAAGATGCCTCAAAACTGGCGGTTATTGCGGTCCTTCGCGATGCGCTGCTGGCACGCCAGCGGGCTTTTGCCGAAGCGCCGGGGCTGGTGACGGATGGTCGAGACATGGGTACTGTGGTGTTCCCTAATGCACTTTTAAAGGTGTATTTGTTTGCGGCACCAGAAGAAAGGGCTAAACGGCGTTATTTTCAGTTGAAAGAAAAAGGAAATGATGTTAGCCTCGCGCAGGTTGTAGAAGAGTTGCACCGGCGCGACGCCCGGGATATGGCGCGTGAACATGCACCACTTAAACCCGCCGCAGATGCGGTTTTATTAGATACAACTGGTTTAACGATTACACAAGTGTTCAATAGTGTATTAGAATTACTGAATAAGCGCTTATAA